Proteins encoded by one window of Juglans regia cultivar Chandler chromosome 15, Walnut 2.0, whole genome shotgun sequence:
- the LOC108993079 gene encoding uncharacterized protein LOC108993079, with translation MRPTAGFPRRQSFRRANNFAEWSNASSHVMSLEYSLSLYKEHDEAQRIASQSFSTNFKWHPPPAAVLKLNTNGATFANQSSSGIRVILRDSHGRVLMSVSRKENEVQDSMEIELLAILRGMQLCFPMGIPELIVETDSLLSVQALQSQDELMSMQGNLISAIKELMKQMPMVSIQHVSRLANGAADGLA, from the exons ATGCGCCCTACTGCAGGCTTCCCAAGGCGCCAATCCTTCAGACGGGCGAACAATTTTGCTGAATGGAGCAACGC GTCCAGTCATGTTATGTCCTTAGAGTATTCTCTATCTCTTTATAAGGAACATGATGAAGCCCAGAGGATCGCTTCTCAATCTTTTTCTACGAACTTCAAATGGCATCCTCCACCTGCTGCTGTGTTAAAGTTGAACACTAATGGAGCAACTTTTGCAAATCAATCTAGTTCAGGAATTAGAGTGATTCTAAGAGATTCCCATGGCAGAGTCTTAATGTCAGTAAGTCGTAAAGAGAATGAGGTCCAGGATTCTATGGAAATTGAATTGCTTGCAATCTTAAGAGGTATGCAGCTATGCTTCCCAATGGGGATTCCTGAATTGATAGTGGAGACAGATTCCTTATTGAGTGTGCAAGCATTACAAAGCCAAGATGAACTTATGTCTATGCAGGGTAACCTGATTAGTGCTATCAAGGAATTGATGAAACAGATGCCTATGGTCTCAATCCAACATGTGAGTCGGCTGGCTAATGGAGCTGCAGATGGTTTGGCCTAA
- the LOC108993107 gene encoding disease resistance protein RPV1-like, with protein MALPSSSSASSSSPLKYSYDVFLSFRGIDTRNTFTAFLYPALQDRGIKTYIDDKDLERGETISPTLLQAIEESIISIIVLSPNYASSAWCLEELAKILECKKTKQQIILPIFYHVDPSDIRNLRGGFGEALAKHQERFKEDPKVQRWKESLQEVASLAGEHLEHGNEYEFMHKIIQWVDSTIDIKTVSQLDIAEYPIGLDSPLNDLNTKLEIGRNDITLMIGIYGTGGIGKTTLAKAVFNSIGHQFEARCFLANVREISSREEGLVKLQEKLLYDLLGNFGSFNIGRHVGGTNVIKHRLSSKRVLIILDDVNEVRQLKELAGNHNWFGPGSRIVVTTRDERPLTSHKVDSTYEVQGLDNNQAIQLFSWHAFERHNPNESYVELTKAIISYAKGLPLALRVLGSDLRNRSIQEWKSALEKYERSPHKDIYEILKISYDGLDGEEKVIFLDIACFFKGKYVEDVTRMLDHCHFSSSIFIARLKEKCLININRSQHVEMHDLLQEMGKEIVRQESPKEAGKRSRLWFHEDVRHVFEENTGTDSIEAILLDIPEGHDHMIRLNSKAFKKMKNLLMFINRNAQFSGGPPNYLSNEIRVLNWSQYPWSVLPSNFHGNKLVEFQMHNSLIKELGGLKSKNLTVMDLTLCMFLTKIPDLSSSPNLEILDLDGCENLVEVHDSVGFLDKLWSFSVDGCFKLRILPKRFKLRSLRSFLLRDCSSLEDFPEIECGMESSLLLNLRGTSIKELPSSIENLKGLEVLILGGCFDQLQSLPCIVKVDGYSQVPIHIRQVEEDGTHSTPSIVSTSEECEIAELTPTNSIIFNDAGSSSSTIIWKSLVKLLLYSCCLSESNFFTNGNNYFPALEELDLSGSDIVIFPPKSVRFDRLEYLYLDYCKKLEEVLPLPLSIQWVNASECTSLKSFALPSEILIKNNGTNFSKYSLSIELFRCHKLVENMWPIPSWEDQIHSKEQNWAHHFKDRYICIIFPGKRIPSWFIYRKEAHDGNLCTIDVDPPHHWNHIVFYVVFGLRVGITNPEPKRGSFTLKIIYGLDPENVFFRKEYIEYSLTVSDHVLMCWTSYNRPNKQVISRFRFECESELLVFRRVGIHLPNSFSSVEDASVSHPY; from the exons ATGGCATTACCCTCTTCCTCGTccgcctcttcttcttcccctctTAAATACTCTTACGATGTATTTCTGAGTTTTAGAGGAATAGATACTCGCAATACTTTTACTGCCTTTCTATATCCTGCTCTACAAGATAGGGGAATCAAAACCTACATAGATGATAAAGATCTTGAAAGAGGAGAGACAATTTCACCTACACTTCTCCAAGCTATTGAGGAGTCAATAATTTCTATCATTGTATTATCTCCAAATTATGCATCATCTGCATGGTGTTTGGAGGAGCTAGCCAAGATCCTTGAGtgtaagaaaacaaaacaacaaattattttaccaaTATTTTACCATGTGGATCCATCAGATATACGAAATTTGAGAGGAGGTTTTGGAGAAGCATTGGCTAAACATCAGGAGAGGTTCAAGGAGGACCCGAAAGTACAGAGGTGGAAGGAAAGCCTGCAAGAGGTTGCCAGTTTGGCTGGAGAACATTTGGAACACGG GAATGAAtatgaatttatgcataaaatcatTCAATGGGTGGACTCGACAATAGATATTAAAACTGTATCCCAATTAGACATTGCTGAGTATCCAATTGGACTAGATTCTCCTCTAAATGACTTGAATACTAAGTTAGAAATTGGAAGGAATGACATTACTCTCATGATAGGGATTTACGGAACTGGTGGAATTGGTAAAACAACTCTCGCCAAAGCAGTCTTTAACTCAATTGGACATCAATTTGAAGCTAGATGTTTTCTAGCAAATGTTAGAGAGATTTCAAGTCGAGAGGAGGGTCTGGTCAAATTGCAAGAGAAACTTCTTTATGATCTCTTAGGAAACTTTGGAAGTTTTAATATTGGCCGTCATGTTGGAGGTACTAATGTTATAAAGCATAGGCTTTCCTCTAAAAGGGTACTTATAATTCTTGATGATGTGAATGAGGTGCGCCAATTAAAAGAACTAGCTGGAAATCATAATTGGTTCGGTCCAGGAAGTAGAATAGTAGTAACAACAAGAGATGAACGTCCATTAACTTCTCATAAAGTTGATTCAACGTACGAAGTGCAGGGATTGGACAACAACCAAGCTATTCAGCTATTTAGTTGGCATGCATTTGAAAGACACAATCCAAATGAAAGTTATGTAGAACTCACAAAAGCTATAATAAGTTATGCTAAGGGCCTTCCACTAGCTCTTAGAGTGCTTGGTTCAGATTTGCGTAATAGAAGTATACAAGAATGGAAAAGTGCATTGGAAAAGTATGAAAGAAGTCCTCACAAGGATATTTatgaaattcttaaaataagttatgACGGGCTGGATGGTGAAGAAAAGGTTATTTTTCTTGACATTGCATGTTTCTTCAAGGGGAAATATGTTGAAGATGTCACGAGAATGCTAGATCATTGTCAtttttcatcatctattttcatTGCAAGGCTTAAAGAGAAGTGTCTCATCAATATTAATCGTTCTCAACATGTGGAGATGCATGACTTATTACAAGAAATGGGTAAAGAAATTGTTCGACAAGAATCGCCTAAAGAAGCTGGCAAGCGTAGTAGATTGTGGTTTCATGAAGATGTTCGCCATGTATTTGAAGAAAATACG GGAACAGACAGCATTGAAGCGATTTTGTTAGATATTCCTGAAGGCCATGATCACATGATACGCTTGAATTCCAAGGCAtttaagaagatgaagaatCTTTTAATGTTTATAAACCGGAATGCACAATTTTCTGGAGGACCACCGAATTATCTCTCTAATGAGATAAGAGTGCTTAATTGGTCTCAATATCCTTGGTCAGTTTTGCCTTCTAATTTTCATGGAAATAAGCTCGTTGAATTTCAAATGCATAACAGCCTCATCAAGGAGTTAGGCGGCCTAAAATCCAAG AACTTGACAGTTATGGATTTAACGCTTTGTATGTTCTTAACAAAAATTCCTGATCTTTCAAGTAGCCCAAATTTAGAGATCTTGGATCTTGATGGTTGTGAGAACTTAGTTGAGGTTCATGATTCCGTTGGATTCCTTGATAAGCTTTGGAGTTTTTCTGTTGACGGATGCTTCAAGCTTAGGATTTTGCCGAAAAGATTCAAGTTGAGATCTCTACGTTCATTTCTTCTTAGAGATTGCTCTAGTCTTGAAGACTTTCCAGAGATTGAGTGTGGAATGGAATCTTCACTATTGTTAAATCTTCGTGGCACTAGCATAAAAGAACTACCTTCATCAATTGAGAACCTCAAAGGACTTGAAGTGTTAATTCTAGGAGGCTGCTTTGATCAGTTGCAAAGTCTACCGTGTATTGTCAAAGTCGACGGTTATTCACAAGTACCAATACACATTAGACAGGTGGAAGAGGATGGTACACACTCCACGCCATCTATTGTGTCTACAAGCGAAGAATGTGAAATTGCAGAATTGACTCCGACAAATTCAATCATTTTTAATGATGCTGGTTCCTCCTCAAGCACGATAATTTGGAAATCGCTAGTTAAATTACTTCTTTATTCCTGTTGCCTGTCAGAATCAAATTTCTTCACAAATGGTAACAATTACTTTCCCGCTTTGGAAGAGTTAGATCTAAGTGGGAGTGATATTGTTATCTTTCCACCTAAAAGCGTCAGATTTGATCGGTTGGAATACCTTTATTTGGACTATTGCAAAAAACTTGAAGAAGTTTTACCTCTTCCATTGAGTATACAATGGGTTAACGCTAGTGAATGCACGTCATTGAAAAGTTTTGCACTACCATCTGAAATACTTATTAAAAACAATGGAACTAATTTTTCCAAGTACTCCCTAAGTATTGAATTGTTCAGATGCCATAAACTGGTTGAGAATATGTGGCCGATTCCTTCATGGGAAGATCAG ATACATTCTAAGGAACAAAATTGGGCACACCACTTTAAAGATAGATATATTTGCATTATATTTCCAGGAAAGAGGATTCCAAGCTGGTTCATCTATCGCAAGGAGGCCCATGATGGTAATCTGTGTACAATAGATGTTGATCCACCACATCATTGGAATCACATAGTTTTCTATGTTGTTTTCGGACTTAGAGTTGGGATCACTAACCCAGAA